DNA from Polycladomyces zharkentensis:
ATTTCCTCGAGGGCAATACCCACATATTTGTTGGAATGGGGTTCAATCCCAGGTTTCGTGCCGTCCAAGAGCTGCCTCGCCCGTTTGGCGGCCAATACCACCAACGAGTATTTGCTGTCCGTTTTTTCCATCAACTTGTCGATCGACGGATAGAGCATGTTCCAACCCTCCTATTTCCGAATGGCCATGAGGCGTTCTCTGCGGCAATGTTCAGCGATGATGATCGAACGAATCCGATCGCAAGCCGCATCCACACGGTCGTTGACGACCACGTAGTCATAGTGTTCGATCAGATCCAGTTCTTTTGCAGCGGTGACCAGTCGCCGCTCGACCACTTCGTCCGTTTCCGTACCCCTTCCTTCAATCCGCCGTCTCAATTCTTCCAGTGAAGGGGGTACCAAAAAGATGAACACGCCGTGGGGAAAACGTCGTTTGATCTGCATGGCCCCCTGTACCTCGATTTCCAACAGAACGTCTTGACCTTCCGCCAGACGCTCTTCAACAAAACGGCGGGGGGTTCCATAGTAATTCCCCACATATTCGGCCCATTCCAACAGTTCGTTGTTACGGATCATCTCTTCAAACTCGTCCCGCGTCTTGAAAAAATAATTGACCCCTTCTTGTTCTCCTTCACGCGGTTTTCTCGTCGTGGCGGAGACAGAATAGGTCAACTCGGGCATAAAATCGCGTAAACGCGCACAAACAGTTCCCTTTCCCGCTCCGGAAGGGCCGGAAAGTACGATGAGAAGACCTTGTTTTTGATGGGAAAATTGCATGCAACAAATCCTTCCTATTCGACAATTTCCTCATGGTGATCTTTACTCGTCAGACGATGCGCCACAGTCTCCGGTTGAACGGCAGACAAAATCACATGATCGCTGTCGGTGATGATCACCGCACGGGTACGTCTGCCGTATGTGGCGTCAATCAACATACCGCGTTCTCTCGCCTCCTGTATGATCCGCTTGATCGGAGCGGAATCCGGGCTGACGATGGAAATGATCCGGTTGGCTGAGACGATGTTGCCAAAACCGATGTTGATCAGTTTGATACCCAATCCGAGTGCCTCCTCGCTCCACTGAGAAAACTGAACTCGTCGTGATGGATCGACCGCCCGGAGCCGATGGGCGAACCGGTACGGAATTCCTTTATCCCCATTTTAGTTCCTTTTGCCCGGGGAATCAATTCTACCCTTCCAGTATTGCCGTCTTACTCGATGTTTTGCACTTGTTCTTTCATTTTTTCCAGCTCGCTCTTGCACTCCACTACCCAGGAGCTGATCAGACGGTCGCCCGATTTGGAACCGATCGTATTCACCTCACGATTCATTTCTTGCAGCAGAAAATCGAGACGACGTCCCACCGGCTCGTTTGATCCGAGCGACTGAAGGAACTGACGGGCATGACTTTCCAGCCGGGTCAATTCTTCCTGGATATCCGATTTGTCGGCAAAGATGGCTGCCTCCGTCAGCAATCGGTCTTCGTCGATGTTCACTTCCGACAAAAACTCACTCAATCGTTGGCGCAAACGGGTACGGTACTCCTCTACCACCACCGGTGCGCGTTCCCGAATTTGATCCACCAAACGGGTCAGGTTGCCGATCCTGCGGGCGAGATCCTCCGCCAACGCCTGCCCTTCCCGCTGACGCATCCGGAGCAATGCCTCACAAGCCTCATGAACCGCTTCCAGTAACAGAGATTGGTGAAGTTCCGGTTCGATTTCTCTCTCACGCAACGCCCACACCTGGGGTATCTGCAACAAATCCATGGCAGTCGGTTCACCCGACAATCCCAAGCGTTGATTCATCTCCCTCACGTTATCGACAATCGATTGCGCCAGTTGCCAATCCACTTCGGCCGTTTGCTCCCGGTCTTCCGTCTCCAGGGTGACGAACACGTCGACACGCCCCCGCTTGACAACGGATTGCACCGCCTTTTTAACGGGGTCTTCCATCATCATCCACCCTGACGGCAACCGGACCATGATCTCCAAAAACCGGTGGTTGACTGAGCGGATTTCCACGATGAAGCGAATGCCGTCCTTTTCCCGATCACCGCGACCGTAGCCAGTCATACTGCGGATATTCCTGTTTTCTGCCATGTTTTTATTCTAAAAGATTTCCGGTTGACTCACAAGTGCAGCCGGGACTCAGCTGAAAATGAAACAGGCTGTCCCTTTTTGAGACAGCCTGCAGGTTGTTGACAAAGTCCGCGGACTCCGATTTTCCGTCTCATGATCCGCAGCAACGGCGAATGTCGTTGACGGCAAGTAACCACCTTTGGACTCGAAAGTCCCAGGCTGTCCTGTCGGGTCAGCCTGTCTCCGTGTAGATGCCGCTTATTCCGCTTTGCTCAACACCGAATGCTTGCGGGAATAGGCGAAGTAAATCACCAATCCGATGGTGAGCCAGATGACGAATGCAATCCAAGTGAGCGCTGTCAACCGCGTCATCAGAAAGACACAGAACAATATGGCCAAAATCGGAACGACCGGGACTCCGGGCACTTTAAACGGGCGTTTCGCGTCCGGCATCGTTTTGCGCAGGACCAACACACCGAAGGACACCAATGTAAACGCTGCCAATGTGCCGATATTAACCAGCTGGGCCAACTTGTCCAACGGCACCAACGCACCGATCAACGCGGCAATCAGTCCCAGAAACCAAGTGGCACCGTACGGCGTCCGATATTTTTCGTGCACATCCGAAAACTTCTTCGGTAACAAGCCGTCACGGGACATGGCGAAGAAAATCCGGGTTTGCCCGTACAACATCACCAGCATGACCGTGGTCATCCCCATGATGGCCCCCAGGTCTACAAATCCGGCCACCCAGTTCTGCCCCGCGATTTCCAGCGCCAGCGAAACCGGATGAGATTGGTCTTGGGCGAATTGTTTGAACGGCACGATCCCTGTCATAATACCTGCAACGACGACATACAACAACGTACAGATCCCCAGTGAATAAAGGAGACCGCGCGGCAGGTCCCGTTGCGGATTTTTCGTTTCTTCGGCGGCCGCGGCCACGGCGTCAAACCCGACGTAAGCGAAGAACACCAGTGCCGCTGCAGAGAACACACCTTCATACCCGAAGGGCATGTACGGTGTCCAGTTCGCCGGTTTGACATATTGGACACCCACGAAAATAAACAGCAACACAACCAGGATTTTGATAATCACCATAATGTTGTTGACCCGTTTGGACTCCGTGATCCCGCGCGCCAACAGGAAGGTGATCACCAGAACGATAAAAAATGCGGGCAAATTGAAATAGGTGGTTGTATCTCGTAACGCACCGGGAGCGGCGGTCAACTCGACCGGCAGTTCAAAACCAAACAAGCCTTTTAACAGTGATTGGAAATATCCTGACCAACCGACGGAAACCGTGCTGGTCGCCAACAAGTATTCCAACACCAAATCCCAACCGATGATCCAAGCCACAAATTCACCCAAAGTGGCATAGCTGTAAGTGTACACCGAACCCGACACCGGTACGAGCGAAGCGAACTCCGCGTAACAAAGGGCGGCAAATGCACAAGCCAAACCGGCCACGATAAAGGACAGGGTCAAAGCCGGACCCGCCGTCAGCGCACCGGTTCCGGTCAGAACAAAAATACCGGTCCCAATGACCGCACCGATCCCCAGCAGCGTAAGATCCCAAGCAGTCAGATCCTTTTTCAGGGTTTTCCCTGTTTTGCTTGACTGGATCAACTGGTTGATACTCTTTTTCCGGAATAGACTCATATTCATCTCCTCCTGCGACTTAGCGTACCCATCACCCGACATATCAAACTCTTATTGAATTGTTTGATAAATAAAATCGTTCACATTGTAACAAATGTACGCTTTTATAGTCAATTAACGAATTTTACCTCTCTTTCCATCTCAGCTGCTGCTTTTGTCATAAACACTTTTTCAAGCTTCAACCGCAAACAACAAGAAAAACTCGGATCCATATTTAGAAATTTCATCTTCTCCAACCCTTTTTTACCATCTCGTCGAATCATTCACTCCATGCGAACCAAGCCCCTCGATTTGTTTACTTAATATAACTATTATTATGAAAATAAATGACAAACTCCTACGCTTATGCGTAGGAAGGCATGAACAAATGCTGCAACACCAATGTCATCGCACCGATTGCCGCACCGTTGTCCCCCAGTCGGGAACACATGATGGCGACGTCTTTGGCTGCGGCGGACAGTGCCCGTTCTCTTACGGTCTTTTGCAGCGGCTCCAATACGAAATGGCCGGCACGCGCCACACCACCGCTCAAGATGATGCGGGAGGGATTGAGCGTATTGATCAGGTTGGCGAGACCGATTCCCAGATAACGGCCCGCATCCGCCAACACTTCGATGGCCAAATCGTCTCCCTGCTGAGCTGCCCGGTGAACCATCTCCCCGGTCAACCGTCCCGTCTCCCCGTTTACCCACTCCGCCAACACAGTGGATCGACCTTGTCTGATCGCCTCTCTTACCCGGGACAGAATGGCCGGACCTGCCGCCAGCGCTTCCAGACATCCCATATTGCCGCAACCGCACTTCGGACCGTTCAGATCTATGGTCGTATGTCCAATCTCACCTGCGGCAAACGACGGTCCACGATATAACTCGTTGTTCAAGATTATCCCGGCGCCGATCCCTGTTCCCACATGCACGCAAATGAAATCGGCGATATCTTTGCCCAAACCGAACCAACTTTCCCCCAGAGCGAGTGCCCGTACGTCGTTCTCCACCTCGACGGGCAGTTGAAACGCTTGTTCCAATCGATCTTTCAAGGGCAAATCACGGATATTGAGGTTGGGGGCAAAAATGGACACCCCCTTCTCCGTGTCAACCAAACCGTGCATCCCCACCCCGATACCCAAACAAGGGCGGGTCCGGAGATCTGCGAGTTCCAACAATTGGCGTATCGCCCCCTGGACGAGATCCACAAACACTTCAGCGGCCGGTTCAGTCGGAACCTCTACATG
Protein-coding regions in this window:
- the gmk gene encoding guanylate kinase, which encodes MQFSHQKQGLLIVLSGPSGAGKGTVCARLRDFMPELTYSVSATTRKPREGEQEGVNYFFKTRDEFEEMIRNNELLEWAEYVGNYYGTPRRFVEERLAEGQDVLLEIEVQGAMQIKRRFPHGVFIFLVPPSLEELRRRIEGRGTETDEVVERRLVTAAKELDLIEHYDYVVVNDRVDAACDRIRSIIIAEHCRRERLMAIRK
- a CDS encoding ROK family transcriptional regulator codes for the protein MSRTIQVGSFRWMKTLNKSTILNMIRLHGPISRAEIAKMTKLTPPTVTNIVGELLESNLVIEAELGESTGGRKPIMLKINADAFTVIGIYAGAKRIRGVAANLEGEVQHTVHVEVPTEPAAEVFVDLVQGAIRQLLELADLRTRPCLGIGVGMHGLVDTEKGVSIFAPNLNIRDLPLKDRLEQAFQLPVEVENDVRALALGESWFGLGKDIADFICVHVGTGIGAGIILNNELYRGPSFAAGEIGHTTIDLNGPKCGCGNMGCLEALAAGPAILSRVREAIRQGRSTVLAEWVNGETGRLTGEMVHRAAQQGDDLAIEVLADAGRYLGIGLANLINTLNPSRIILSGGVARAGHFVLEPLQKTVRERALSAAAKDVAIMCSRLGDNGAAIGAMTLVLQHLFMPSYA
- a CDS encoding amino acid permease, with the translated sequence MNMSLFRKKSINQLIQSSKTGKTLKKDLTAWDLTLLGIGAVIGTGIFVLTGTGALTAGPALTLSFIVAGLACAFAALCYAEFASLVPVSGSVYTYSYATLGEFVAWIIGWDLVLEYLLATSTVSVGWSGYFQSLLKGLFGFELPVELTAAPGALRDTTTYFNLPAFFIVLVITFLLARGITESKRVNNIMVIIKILVVLLFIFVGVQYVKPANWTPYMPFGYEGVFSAAALVFFAYVGFDAVAAAAEETKNPQRDLPRGLLYSLGICTLLYVVVAGIMTGIVPFKQFAQDQSHPVSLALEIAGQNWVAGFVDLGAIMGMTTVMLVMLYGQTRIFFAMSRDGLLPKKFSDVHEKYRTPYGATWFLGLIAALIGALVPLDKLAQLVNIGTLAAFTLVSFGVLVLRKTMPDAKRPFKVPGVPVVPILAILFCVFLMTRLTALTWIAFVIWLTIGLVIYFAYSRKHSVLSKAE
- the rpoZ gene encoding DNA-directed RNA polymerase subunit omega produces the protein MLYPSIDKLMEKTDSKYSLVVLAAKRARQLLDGTKPGIEPHSNKYVGIALEEIAADVVKPQEDDTAN
- a CDS encoding YicC/YloC family endoribonuclease; the encoded protein is MTGYGRGDREKDGIRFIVEIRSVNHRFLEIMVRLPSGWMMMEDPVKKAVQSVVKRGRVDVFVTLETEDREQTAEVDWQLAQSIVDNVREMNQRLGLSGEPTAMDLLQIPQVWALREREIEPELHQSLLLEAVHEACEALLRMRQREGQALAEDLARRIGNLTRLVDQIRERAPVVVEEYRTRLRQRLSEFLSEVNIDEDRLLTEAAIFADKSDIQEELTRLESHARQFLQSLGSNEPVGRRLDFLLQEMNREVNTIGSKSGDRLISSWVVECKSELEKMKEQVQNIE
- the remA gene encoding extracellular matrix/biofilm regulator RemA; protein product: MGIKLINIGFGNIVSANRIISIVSPDSAPIKRIIQEARERGMLIDATYGRRTRAVIITDSDHVILSAVQPETVAHRLTSKDHHEEIVE